The Shinella zoogloeoides genome contains the following window.
CGCACGGGCAAAGGCTGCCGCTTGCCGCGGGTCGTGGTTCGCCGCGCTATCGAACGATGAGAACGGGCACCTTGGCGTTTTCCGCGACTTCGGCGGCCTGGCTGCCCAGCATGACACGGGACATTCCGGTTCGCCCGTGGGACGCCATGACGATGAGGGTGCAACCCTTTTCTTCCGCGACCTTGAGAAGCGCGCCGGCGACCAGCTTGCGGGGAACGTGGATCGTTTCGATCGGAACGCCGTGCTCCGCCGCCCTTGCCCGGATCGGCTCCAGGATCTTCTCCGCGATAAGCGCCTGCGCCTTGTCGAATGCCTCGACTTCAGCCTCGCCAGGCGACCAGAGGTCGAAGGCATGGGCGAACTGTCCCCCGAGCGCCTCGGTAACCGTTACCGCCGTCACCTTGCTTCCATGCTTGCGGGCCAATTCCAGCCCATGCTCGACGCCTGCCCGGGCCAGATCCGATCCGTCGCTCGAAACGAGAATATGATCGTACATGATGAATCCCTTGTTCTACCGTCCCATGAACCGCTACCTCTATCCGAGGCCTGCACCTCGCGCCTTGTCGCAGGTCAATCCGGCAGCCTTGCCCACAAACCGACCGCTGAAACTATTCTGCACGGTTATCCTTGTTTTGAACACAATGGCCACCTATATCACCGTCATCGGCATTGCTGATGAGCGCTGGAAAGCTTCTGCCGCTCGCAATCGCTGACCATCACTGGTTGCTCTTGACCACGGATGTACTGGCACTAGTGAGACAGTGATGATGAGGAAGGTCGGTGCGTTTTCGCCCCGGCCTTTTTTGTTGCCAGAAGGTCGAGGATCACTGCCGCGCCGGCTTCGCCCGGCGGACGCGGGGTCTGCATGCGCTCATGCACGAGGTCGTAGCCCTCCAGCATGGCGCGCCGCTCGGTCGTGTCCACGGCCAGCCGCTCGAAGCAGCGGACCAGCGTGCCGGGTCGGACCTGCTCATTCAGGAATTCCGGCACCACGATATAGTCCGCGATGATATTGGGGATGGCCGCCGACCATACCTTCACCTTCCTCAGCAGGAAGGTATTGGCCAGCCAGTCGAACCGATAGGTGGAAACCACCGGCACGCGGGCAAGCGCCAGTTCCAGGATGATCGTGCCGGAAGCGGCAATCGCCGCATCGGCCTCGACGAAGGCCTGCCATTTTCCCTCGGCCGTTGTGGTGATCTGCGGCTTGACCGGCCAATCCGCCGTCAGCCGCCGCACCAGCGCCTCCTGCCGCGGCACGGTGGGCAGCAGGAAGCGAATGCCGGGATTGCGCGCGGAGAGATCCTTCGCCATTTGCGCAAAGACCGGCAGCAGGCGGCTGATCTCCGTGCTGCGCGAGCCGGGCAGCAGCAGGCAGAGGCGTTCACCGGGCGCCCGGTCTGGGCGGGCAAGCCGCGCCGTGCGGATGCGCTGGATATCCGGATCGCTGATCAGCCGATGACCGACATAGGTGGTCTGCGGGCCGCCGAGCCGTTCCATGGCCGCCGGCTCGAACGGCAGGAGGGCGAGGACACGGTCGACATAGGCGCGCATGCGCGGCGCGCGCTCTTCCTTCCAGGCCCAGACACTGGGGCAGACATAGTTCACCACCGGCAGGTCCGGCAGAGCCATGCGCACGCGCTTTGCCACGCGATGGGTGAAATCGGGGCTGTCGATGATGAGGAGCACATCGGGCCGCGCGGCAATCATCGCCTCGGCCGTCTGGCGGATACGGCGCAGCAGCAGAGGCAGACGCTTCAGCACCTGCGAAAGCCCCATGATGGAAAGCTCGGAGAAATCGAACAGGGACTTCAGCCCCTGCCGCTCCAGCGCCTCGCCACCGACGCCGACAAGCTCGATATTTCCCGGATAGGCCACGCGCAGCGCCGAGATCAGATCGCCCCCGAGCAGGTCGCCGGAAACCTCGCCGGCAATGACACCGATCCTGAGCGATTCTTGCGCCATCACGCCTTCTCCGTCCTGTCCGGTAATATTCCCGTCACGAAAAGGCCTTCCGCGTCCGCCTCCGAGACCAATGCCGCACGCTCCAGCACCAGCGAGCGGCCCGCTTCAACAGCGATGCCGGCAAGCCCGGCAGCCTTCGCCCGCCGCAAAGTCTCAAGGCCGATGGACGGCAGGTCCGCACGCAGATCCTGCCCCGGCTTGCAAAGCTTCACCAGCACGCCCTTGCGGCGCTGCGAAATACGCCCGGCCGCCCTCAGCGCCGCCACACGCTCCAGCATGCCGTCCGTGCCTTCCGCGCCTTCCAGCGCCACCACGCGGCCACCGACGGCGACGGCACCCTGCCCCACGTCCAGCCGGCCAAGCGCAAGCGCGGCGGCGGCGGCGGCAGCGATATCGGCCTCGGCGGCGTCATCGGGCGCAAGCCTGCCGAGCGGTCCCTTGCTGCCCAGCAGGTCCGGCACGATCTCATGAACGCCGACGACCCGCATTCCCTCCGCCTCGATCAGCCGGATCACCATTTTCAGCACCGCGTCGTCGCCGCCGGTCAGCAGCGTCCGCACGACCGAGGGGATGATGCGTAGCGTCCTCAGCGGCGCATGGATATCGCGCCATTCCGGCCGGCGGCGCACCCAGCCGGACAGGACGACGCGGCCGACGCCGTGCTTGCGGAAAGTCGTGGCAATGACGGAATAATTGCCGATGGAGGCCGTCTCATGGTCGTATCCCGACCAGTCCTCGCCGGATTCGTCACGCAGCGAGAGGATATAGGGATTTTCGCCCCGTGCGCGGGCGGCATCGGCGACATAGCGTGGCAGCATGCCGCCGCCGGCGATAATGGCCAGCCGGTCACGCAACTCGGGCCGGCTCTCCGCCATGCCCGTCAGCCCTTGCCCCGGCCGGGAGAGGAGAGCGCACGATCGCTGTCGGCGGCGATGAAATCGAGAATCTCGATGACTGGAGCACAATCGGCATATTCGTCGCGGATCGCCGCCGCATTGCTGCGGATCGCCCCCTCGCTCTCGAATATCTGCTTGTAAGCGCGGCGAACCCGGTGGATCGTCGCCTTGTCCATGCCCGCGCGGCTCATGCCGACCACGTTGAGACCGTTCAGGACCCCGGGAATGCCGTGCAGCATACCGTACGGAATGATGTCATTGGCCGCACCCGAAAGACCGCCAATAAAGGCCTGGCGGCCGATGCGCGTGAACTGATGCACGGCCGAGCCGCCGCCGATGATGACGCGGTCCTCGACGATGACATGACCCGCAAGCATAACGCTGTTCGACAGCACTATATTGTCGCCCAGGATGCAGTCATGCGCGACGTGCGAATTGGCGAGGAAGAGATTGTTATTGCCGATAACGGTCTTGCCGCCGCCACCCGTCGTGCCGGTATTGACCGTCACGCCTTCGCGGAATGTGCATTTCTCGCCGACCGTCAGGGTCGTCTCGACGCCGTCGTGATGCAGGCTCTGGGGATCGCCGCCGATAACGGCGTTGGGGAAGATGCTGCAGCCACGGCCGATGACCGTAAGCCCCGTCACGATCGCATGCGGCAGAAGCTCCACCTCATCGTGCAGAACGACCTTCGGCCCGACACAACAAAACGGGCCGATGACGACGTTCTCACCGACGACCGCCCCGTCCTCTACGACAGCGAGCGGATGGATCTTCGCACTGGCGGCAATCATTGTCAGGCATCTTCCTTGTTGACGATCATCGCGCCGATATCAGCTTCGGCGACAAGTTGCCCATCAACTTTTGCGTCGCAATGAAACTTCCAGATATTGCCGCGCTGCTTCTGCTTCGTCACATGGAATTCCACGCGGTCGCCGGGTACGACCGGCTTGCGGAAGCGGGCATTGTCGATCGTCATGAAATAGACGAGGTTCGAGCCGACGCCCGACTTGCGCGCGCAGATCGCGCCGGCCGTCTGCGCCATGCCCTCGATGAGCAGGACGCCCGGCATGATCGGGTTATCGGGAAAATGCCCCGTGAAATGCGGCTCGTTGACCGTCACATTCTTGATGCCGATCGCGGAGTTGTCGCTATCGATCTCGATGATCTTGTCGACCAGCAGGAACGGATAGCGATGGGGAAGAAGCGTCAGGATTTCACGCAGATCGGCAGTGCCAAGCGTTGCTTTGGTCTCTTCACTCATCCTTGCCACCCTTTTTCTTCTCACGAGCACTGGCGCGCATGGCAACCTCCGCCACGTCGCGCAGGAAATCACGCATGGGACGGGCGGGGATGCCGCCATATTTCTCCCCGGGGGGAATATCGGCCACAACGCCGCTCATCGCGGCGATCATCACGCCGTCGCCGATGCTGATATGACCGTTGATGGCGGAAGCGCCGCCGATCATCACGCCGTCGCCGATGCGCGTGCTCCCGGCGATGCCGACCTTGCTGACGATGCCGCAATGCCGGCCGATGCGGACATTGTGGCCGATCTGCACAAGGTTGTCGATCTTGGTGCCTTCGCCGATCACCGTGTCGTCCATCGTGCCACGGTCGATGGTGGTGTTCGCACCGATCTCGACATGGTCCTGGATGATGACGCGACCGATCTGGACGATCTTGATCATGCCCGGCTTCAGGCCCGGCGCATAGCCGAAGCCGTCCTGACCGATACGGGCGCCTGGATGTATGATGACATTGTTACCGATGAGTGCGCATTGCACGGTGACTCCAGCCGCAATCGTGCAGTTGCGGCCGATACGCACGCCCGCGCCGATAATCGCGCCGGGGCCGATATGGCTGCCCTCGCCGATCTCCGCGTCCTTGCCGATCACCGCCATCGGCTCGACCGTCACATCAGGCTCGAGCCGCGCCGCCGGATCGACATAGGCGCCGGGAGCGACTCCGCCCGAGGCCGAGGTCATCGCCTCCGGCCGCATGGCGGACGGATGCAGCAACTCGCCGGCAAGCGCGAAGGCGGTATGGGCGCGTGGGGAAATCAGCACGGCGATGGACGCGGGCACCAGCGATGCCAGCGCACGATCGCACAGGATGGCGGTCGCCTCGCTGGTTTCCAGCTCGGCGCGCATCTTGCGGGAAAGAATATAGCAAATATCGCCATCTTTCGCCCGGGCGACGGGCGAGACGCTGCGCACGATACGATCAGCGTGTGCGGCGTCTACGAGTTCCGCCCCAAGCCTTGCTGCCAGGTCACCCAGGCGAACCCCGGCATGGGGCGGAAAGAAACGGTTATGCTCCATCGGCGTGCTCCAGAACGCTCGTGTTCCTGTAGTTCTGGATCAACAGACTCAGAACTGGGTCGCGATGCCGAACTTGAAGCGCTGGACTTCGTCGAAGTCTTCCTTCTTGAGCGGAACAGCATAGTCGAAGCGCAGCGGACCGAACGGCGAGGCCCAGATGATGGATGCGCCGACCGAAGCGCGCAGGCTTGCGCTGGTGCCGACGACCTTGTCGCTGCCGGTAAACGCGTCATTGCCATAAAGCGTGCCGGCATCGGCGAAGATCGCACCACGGAAGCCCGAGTCGCGCGGCACGATCGGCAGCGGGAACGACGCTTCGGCAGATACGGTGAAGTAGGTCGTACCGCCGATGGAGTCGTAGTCCGCCATCTTGCCCTTCTTCGCCCGCGGACCGATGCCGCCGGATTCGAAGCCACGAATGTCAGCCCCCGACAGCTTGAACTGGTCGTAGACCTTGGTCTCGTCGCCGGTACCCCAGATGTGGCCGCCGGCAACCGAGATGGAGCCGATCACGTCGGCATCTTCGAGCAGCATGTGGAAGTAACGCGCCTTGCCCGAGAGCTTGTAGAAGTCGGAATCGCCGCCAAGGCCTGCAAATTCCTGCGTGACCTGCGCGAAGATACCATCGCGGGGCAGCGTCTTGTCGTCGATCGTGTCGAACGTCACGCTATGCGAGATGGACGAACGGACCAGCGGGCTCTGCCCGACGACAGTCCAGTACGGCGTGGAGATGTAAGGCTCGTTGGCCACACCCGCGCTGTAGTCCAGCTCCGTGTAGTTGTAGCGAAGCGTCGTCGACAGGTCTTCGGTGATCGGCGCCGTCACGCGCAGGCTGAAGCCCTGCGTATCGACGTTGTAGTAGTCCTCGCTGGTATCTTCGTTCTTGAAGATATCGAAGCCGGCCGCAAGACGGTAGCCGAGGAAATACGGCTCCGTGAAGGAGAGGCTGTAGTCGCGCGAGTTCTTGCCACCGCCGGCGGCGATTCGGATGTACTGGCCGCGACCGAGGAAGTTCTTTTCCTCGATGGAGGCTTCCAGCTTGATGCCGCCATTGCTGCCGGTCTCGTAGCCGGCGCCGATGCCGAACGAGCCGGTCGACTGGTCCTGAACGTCGACAACGAGGACGACGCGGTCGGACTGGCTGCCCGGAGCGGTCGTGATGTTGACCGAGGAGAAGAAGCCCAGAGCCTCGAGGCGGCGCTTGGCGCGCGTGATGACTTCCTGGTTGAAGGCGTCGCCTTCACCGATATCGAACTCGCGGCGGATGACGAAGTCGCGCGTGCGGGTGTTGCCGCGGATTTCGATGCGCTCGACATAGGCGCGCTCGCCCTGGTCGACCAGATAGTCGACGGCGATGGTGCCGTTGCCGAGGTCGCGATTGCCACGCGGCGTCACGCGGGCGAAGGGATACCCCTTTGCCGCGACGCGCTGGGAAATCTCGGACATCGTGTCCTGAACGTCCTTCGCCCGGTAAACCTTGCCCGGACGCGATTCGATGAGGCCCTTCAGCTCTTCGGAGTCGAGGCCTTCGACCGTCGATTCGACATTCACGTCACCGAAGTTGTAGCGCTGGCCTTCCTCGACCGTGAAGGTGACGACGTATTCGTTCGATGCCTCGTCAAGCACGGCCTCCGCGGAGATGACGCGGAAGTCGGCAAAGCCGTTGTTGAAGTAGAACTGGCGCAGCGCTTCTTCGTCAGCGCGCAGCTTGTCCTCGCTGTAGACGTCCTTGCGGGTCAGGAACGAGAGGAAGTTCGACTTCTTGGTCAGGATGACGGAGCGCAGGCGGCCGTTGCTGAACGCCTCGTTGCCGACGAAGTTGATCTGCGAGATCTTCGTGCGGTCCCCCTCGTCCACGACGAAAGCGAGGTTCACGCGGCCGTTGCCGAGCGGATAGGTCTGGGTGGTGACGGTGGCGTCGCTGCGGCCGATCGCGGCGTAGGCATCGCGGATCGCCTGCTTGTCGGCCTCGATGGCCGTCTCGCTGAACGGACCCTGGGCGCGCGAACGGATGACAGCCTCGAGCTTGTCGTCCTTGATCTTGCGGTTGCCGTTGATGACAACGGCATTGATGAGCTGGTTCTCGTTGACGACAACGACGAGCGTGCCGCCGGAGACCGAAACCTTCACGTCGGAGAAGTAGCCGGTCGCATAGAGACGGCGCACCGACTCGTCGATATCGGCATTCGAGAAGGTCTTGCCGGGCTGGATGGAGATATTCGCCTTCACCGTTTCGGCGCTGACGCGATCGGCGCCGCTCACCTGGATGCGGTTGACGACTGCAGCCTCGGCGCGGGTGGCGGAGACAAGCGTGGCAAAAGAGCCGCCCGTGACAACCATACTCGCCGACAATGCAACGGCAGACACGGCGTTCAAGAAGTTTGAACCAGCTTTCATCTTCACAACTTACCTTCGTTTTATCGCCCGGCAGGCATGCCCGATTCCGGACACGATTGCCGTTTTAACCGCTTTTGCCATACAAGCAAGGTCATGCGTTAATTTCTGTTTACTTCAATTCAAACCGTGGCCCTTAGGCCACTACCTGTTTTTCATCACGGTAAACAAAGCGTTAGCGCAACTGGCTCGTGACTGCGGCTCCCCTTTTCCAAATTCCTGCCGGCTTGCCGGCCCATTTCAGCCGAGAAGCATGGATATGTCGTTCCAGGTCGCAAAGACCATCAGCATAAGCACCAGCGCCATGCCGATGCGGAATGCGATCTCCTGCGCCCCGGGCCCGACAGGCCTGCCCCGGATAGCCTCCACCGCATAGAACATCAAGTGGCCGCCATCAAGTACCGGAACCGGCATCAGGTTCAAAAGTCCAATGGAAACAGACAGGACCGCGGCAAGTTGCAGCAATGCGGCAACACCCAGCGTCGCCATCTGGCCGGAAGCCTGCGCCACGCGGATCGGCCCGCCGAGCTGGTCGGCCTTCATCCGGCCCGTCACGAGGTTGGACAGATAGTCGAACGTGCCGGTCACGATATGCCAGCTCTGCACCACGCCCTGCCATACGGCCTCGGCGGGGCCGTATTCGACGACCCGGAAATTGCCGGTCTCCTGGTTGGTGACGATGCCGATCAGGCCCAGCTCGACCTTGTTGCCGAACTGGTCGGTGATCTCGGTGCGCTGCGGCACCATGGGAAGGTCGAGGTCGTTGCCGTCGCGGCGCACGGTCACGATGATCTTCATCTCCGGGCGCACACTGACATAGCGGCGCACATCGTCGAAGGTGACGACCGGGTTGCCGTCGAGCGCGACCAGAAGGTCGCCCGGCTTGACGCCCGCGGCGGCGGCGGCGCTGTCGGGGCGCACTTCCGCGACGATGGGATCGGCAACCTGCCGGCCGTAGATGGAGAACATCACGGCGAAGATGGCGATGGCCAGAACGAAATTGGCGATGGGACCGGCGGCGACCGTCACAGCCCTTTTCCACAGGGCCGCGCCCAGGAAGGTGCGCTTGCGTACGGCCTCCGGCAGCGCGGCGACGCTCTCGTAGTCCGGTATGGAGGCCGGATCGTCGTCGCCGAGGAACTTCACGTAGCCGCCGAGCGGAATTGCGGAAAGCTTCCAGCGCGTGCCGTGCCGGTCGTTGAAGCCGATCAGCTCCGGGCCGAAGCCGACCGAGAAGGCGGTGATGCCGATGCCGGACCAGCGGCCGGCGAGATAGTGCCCCATCTCGTGCACGAAGACGATCAGCGTCAGCACGACGAGGAAGGGAACGATGTAACCCGTCAGGAATCCGGCGAAGCCGGCCAGCATATCCATTATCCCAGTCCCAAATCTCTCGCGGTTACGGGCCGAAAAGGAACACGCTCGCCGGCGTATTCGCGGTGCCCGACACGATGGCATCGCCAAGCGCAATGAGGAACGCGGCGAAGCAGGCGAAAACAAGGCCGTCGACGCGGTCCATGACGCCGCCGTGTCCCGGAATGAGGCGGCTTGAGTCCTTCACGCCGAAACGGCGCTTGATGAAGGATTCGAAGAGGTCGCCGATCTGGCTGAAAACCGACAGTACCAGCGCGATGACGGGCACCCACAGGCCATTCAGCGAGAAGAACGCCATATGCACCAGCGTGCCGGCGATGACGGCGGCAATCGTCCCGCCGATGGCGCCCGACCAGGTCTTGCCCGGCGAGATGGGCGGCGCGAGCTTCGGCCCGCCGATGGCGCGACCGACGAAATAGGCCAGGATATCCGTCGCCCAGACGACGGCGAAGAGGAAGAGCATCGCGGCGAAGCCGTGCGCGGTGTCGCCGCGTATGGCGGCAAGCGAAATCACCGTCAGGCCGGAATAGGCAATGCCGCCCGCAAGCCAGCCGCTCCCCTTGAGGCCAAGGGCATAGACGATGCCGATCACAACGGCGCCGATGAGCAGCGGCAGCGCGAACTCGTCGAAGCCGAAAAGCACCAGGCCGGAGACGAGCACAACGGAGAGCCAGCCGAAGGCGTTGCCCCGGAAATCGGTTTCCGCAAGCCGCGTTATGGTCGACCACTCGTAATAGACGAGCAGCGCGATCGCGGCGGAAAGAATGCGGAAGGCAATGCCGCCGAACCACGTCGCGGCGAGCACGACGACGGCGAGCACGATGCCGGAAAGAATGCGCAGCTTGAGTTCACTCTGCATCACGACCCTACTGCAAGCGTGGCGGCGGGCTGCAGCCCGCCGAACCGGCGCTCCCGCATGGCATAGCGGGAGAGCGCGGCAATGAAGGTCTCGCGCGAAAAATCGGGCCAGAACTCGGGAACGAACATCAGTTCGGCATAGGCGGCCTGCCAGAGCAGGAAATTCGAAAGCCGCTCCTCCCCGCTGGTGCGGATGACGAGATCGGGATCGGGAATGCCGGCGGTGTCGAGCGATGCGCCGATGCGTTCGGGCGTGATCGCCGAAGGGTCGAGCCGGCCGGCAGCCACTTCAGCGGCAAGCAGGCGCATGGCGCGGGCCATCTCGTCACGCGAGCCGTAGTTGAAGGCGATCACCAGGGTGATGCCGGTATTGTTCCGCGTCGTCTCCTCCGCTTCCAGCAGAAGCGGCAGGATATCGCCGGAAAGGTTCTGCCGGTCGCCGATGATGCGGATGCGCACATTCTGCTTGTGCAACACGGCAAGATCGCGCCGGATGAAGGTCTTGAGCAGGCCCATGAGGTCGGAGACCTCGCTTTCCGGCCGGCTCCAGTTCTCCGAGGAGAAGGCGAAGAGCGTGAGATAGGAGACGCCGCATTCGCTGGCCGTCTTCACGGCCTCGCGCACGGCTTCCACGCCCTTGCGATGGCCCATGGCGCGCGGCAGGCCGCGCGCATTCGCCCAGCGCCCGTTGCCATCCATGATGATGGCGACGTGAGCCGGTACGGTGCTGGGCGAAAGCGGGTTCATGGGCAATCCGGAAAAGAGAAAATGAATGCAGGTGGCGAGAGCCTTATACCTGCATGATTTCCTTTTCCTTCTCGGCAAGCAAGCGATCGACGTCCAAAATCACGTCGTCCGTCATCTTCTGCACCTTTTCCGACTGGCTGCGGCTCAGGTCCTGGCCGATATCGCCATCCTTTTCGGCTTTCTTGAGGTCGTCCATGCCGTCGCGGCGCACATGACGGATCGCGACCTTGGCCTTTTCGGCATAGTCATGGGCGACCTTGACGAGCGACTTGCGGCGCTCTTCGTTCAGCTCCGGCAGCGGGATGCGCAGGTTCTGGCCGTCGATGATCGGGTTGAGGCCGAGATTCGATTC
Protein-coding sequences here:
- a CDS encoding universal stress protein, whose product is MYDHILVSSDGSDLARAGVEHGLELARKHGSKVTAVTVTEALGGQFAHAFDLWSPGEAEVEAFDKAQALIAEKILEPIRARAAEHGVPIETIHVPRKLVAGALLKVAEEKGCTLIVMASHGRTGMSRVMLGSQAAEVAENAKVPVLIVR
- the lpxB gene encoding lipid-A-disaccharide synthase, with amino-acid sequence MAQESLRIGVIAGEVSGDLLGGDLISALRVAYPGNIELVGVGGEALERQGLKSLFDFSELSIMGLSQVLKRLPLLLRRIRQTAEAMIAARPDVLLIIDSPDFTHRVAKRVRMALPDLPVVNYVCPSVWAWKEERAPRMRAYVDRVLALLPFEPAAMERLGGPQTTYVGHRLISDPDIQRIRTARLARPDRAPGERLCLLLPGSRSTEISRLLPVFAQMAKDLSARNPGIRFLLPTVPRQEALVRRLTADWPVKPQITTTAEGKWQAFVEADAAIAASGTIILELALARVPVVSTYRFDWLANTFLLRKVKVWSAAIPNIIADYIVVPEFLNEQVRPGTLVRCFERLAVDTTERRAMLEGYDLVHERMQTPRPPGEAGAAVILDLLATKKAGAKTHRPSSSSLSH
- a CDS encoding LpxI family protein; this encodes MAESRPELRDRLAIIAGGGMLPRYVADAARARGENPYILSLRDESGEDWSGYDHETASIGNYSVIATTFRKHGVGRVVLSGWVRRRPEWRDIHAPLRTLRIIPSVVRTLLTGGDDAVLKMVIRLIEAEGMRVVGVHEIVPDLLGSKGPLGRLAPDDAAEADIAAAAAAALALGRLDVGQGAVAVGGRVVALEGAEGTDGMLERVAALRAAGRISQRRKGVLVKLCKPGQDLRADLPSIGLETLRRAKAAGLAGIAVEAGRSLVLERAALVSEADAEGLFVTGILPDRTEKA
- the lpxA gene encoding acyl-ACP--UDP-N-acetylglucosamine O-acyltransferase; the protein is MTMIAASAKIHPLAVVEDGAVVGENVVIGPFCCVGPKVVLHDEVELLPHAIVTGLTVIGRGCSIFPNAVIGGDPQSLHHDGVETTLTVGEKCTFREGVTVNTGTTGGGGKTVIGNNNLFLANSHVAHDCILGDNIVLSNSVMLAGHVIVEDRVIIGGGSAVHQFTRIGRQAFIGGLSGAANDIIPYGMLHGIPGVLNGLNVVGMSRAGMDKATIHRVRRAYKQIFESEGAIRSNAAAIRDEYADCAPVIEILDFIAADSDRALSSPGRGKG
- the fabZ gene encoding 3-hydroxyacyl-ACP dehydratase FabZ; this encodes MSEETKATLGTADLREILTLLPHRYPFLLVDKIIEIDSDNSAIGIKNVTVNEPHFTGHFPDNPIMPGVLLIEGMAQTAGAICARKSGVGSNLVYFMTIDNARFRKPVVPGDRVEFHVTKQKQRGNIWKFHCDAKVDGQLVAEADIGAMIVNKEDA
- the lpxD gene encoding UDP-3-O-(3-hydroxymyristoyl)glucosamine N-acyltransferase, yielding MEHNRFFPPHAGVRLGDLAARLGAELVDAAHADRIVRSVSPVARAKDGDICYILSRKMRAELETSEATAILCDRALASLVPASIAVLISPRAHTAFALAGELLHPSAMRPEAMTSASGGVAPGAYVDPAARLEPDVTVEPMAVIGKDAEIGEGSHIGPGAIIGAGVRIGRNCTIAAGVTVQCALIGNNVIIHPGARIGQDGFGYAPGLKPGMIKIVQIGRVIIQDHVEIGANTTIDRGTMDDTVIGEGTKIDNLVQIGHNVRIGRHCGIVSKVGIAGSTRIGDGVMIGGASAINGHISIGDGVMIAAMSGVVADIPPGEKYGGIPARPMRDFLRDVAEVAMRASAREKKKGGKDE
- the bamA gene encoding outer membrane protein assembly factor BamA; translation: MKAGSNFLNAVSAVALSASMVVTGGSFATLVSATRAEAAVVNRIQVSGADRVSAETVKANISIQPGKTFSNADIDESVRRLYATGYFSDVKVSVSGGTLVVVVNENQLINAVVINGNRKIKDDKLEAVIRSRAQGPFSETAIEADKQAIRDAYAAIGRSDATVTTQTYPLGNGRVNLAFVVDEGDRTKISQINFVGNEAFSNGRLRSVILTKKSNFLSFLTRKDVYSEDKLRADEEALRQFYFNNGFADFRVISAEAVLDEASNEYVVTFTVEEGQRYNFGDVNVESTVEGLDSEELKGLIESRPGKVYRAKDVQDTMSEISQRVAAKGYPFARVTPRGNRDLGNGTIAVDYLVDQGERAYVERIEIRGNTRTRDFVIRREFDIGEGDAFNQEVITRAKRRLEALGFFSSVNITTAPGSQSDRVVLVVDVQDQSTGSFGIGAGYETGSNGGIKLEASIEEKNFLGRGQYIRIAAGGGKNSRDYSLSFTEPYFLGYRLAAGFDIFKNEDTSEDYYNVDTQGFSLRVTAPITEDLSTTLRYNYTELDYSAGVANEPYISTPYWTVVGQSPLVRSSISHSVTFDTIDDKTLPRDGIFAQVTQEFAGLGGDSDFYKLSGKARYFHMLLEDADVIGSISVAGGHIWGTGDETKVYDQFKLSGADIRGFESGGIGPRAKKGKMADYDSIGGTTYFTVSAEASFPLPIVPRDSGFRGAIFADAGTLYGNDAFTGSDKVVGTSASLRASVGASIIWASPFGPLRFDYAVPLKKEDFDEVQRFKFGIATQF
- the rseP gene encoding RIP metalloprotease RseP, which gives rise to MDMLAGFAGFLTGYIVPFLVVLTLIVFVHEMGHYLAGRWSGIGITAFSVGFGPELIGFNDRHGTRWKLSAIPLGGYVKFLGDDDPASIPDYESVAALPEAVRKRTFLGAALWKRAVTVAAGPIANFVLAIAIFAVMFSIYGRQVADPIVAEVRPDSAAAAAGVKPGDLLVALDGNPVVTFDDVRRYVSVRPEMKIIVTVRRDGNDLDLPMVPQRTEITDQFGNKVELGLIGIVTNQETGNFRVVEYGPAEAVWQGVVQSWHIVTGTFDYLSNLVTGRMKADQLGGPIRVAQASGQMATLGVAALLQLAAVLSVSIGLLNLMPVPVLDGGHLMFYAVEAIRGRPVGPGAQEIAFRIGMALVLMLMVFATWNDISMLLG
- a CDS encoding phosphatidate cytidylyltransferase; the protein is MQSELKLRILSGIVLAVVVLAATWFGGIAFRILSAAIALLVYYEWSTITRLAETDFRGNAFGWLSVVLVSGLVLFGFDEFALPLLIGAVVIGIVYALGLKGSGWLAGGIAYSGLTVISLAAIRGDTAHGFAAMLFLFAVVWATDILAYFVGRAIGGPKLAPPISPGKTWSGAIGGTIAAVIAGTLVHMAFFSLNGLWVPVIALVLSVFSQIGDLFESFIKRRFGVKDSSRLIPGHGGVMDRVDGLVFACFAAFLIALGDAIVSGTANTPASVFLFGP
- a CDS encoding isoprenyl transferase; its protein translation is MNPLSPSTVPAHVAIIMDGNGRWANARGLPRAMGHRKGVEAVREAVKTASECGVSYLTLFAFSSENWSRPESEVSDLMGLLKTFIRRDLAVLHKQNVRIRIIGDRQNLSGDILPLLLEAEETTRNNTGITLVIAFNYGSRDEMARAMRLLAAEVAAGRLDPSAITPERIGASLDTAGIPDPDLVIRTSGEERLSNFLLWQAAYAELMFVPEFWPDFSRETFIAALSRYAMRERRFGGLQPAATLAVGS
- the frr gene encoding ribosome recycling factor; translated protein: MSEGIDLKELKRRMDGAINAFKNDIASLRTGRASANVLDPVQVEAYGSRVPLNQVANISVPEPRMLSVSVWDKGMVGAVERGIRESNLGLNPIIDGQNLRIPLPELNEERRKSLVKVAHDYAEKAKVAIRHVRRDGMDDLKKAEKDGDIGQDLSRSQSEKVQKMTDDVILDVDRLLAEKEKEIMQV